The following proteins are encoded in a genomic region of Drosophila miranda strain MSH22 chromosome 4, D.miranda_PacBio2.1, whole genome shotgun sequence:
- the LOC108162132 gene encoding UDP-glucuronosyltransferase 2B15-like, translating into MVQNVSRIFLLAVVAVAFIGGSQGANILGLFSSLSPSHLIIQMSAAKALAEQGHNVTVVTVLKPAVTHKDINLIQVPLTKEEAAGMSAIIEKMSKNDNKNMLATMFRMIGQMGFMFDIMVDALKDPRVRDLYENKDNKFDLVLSGFFMNEYQMGFAKKVNAPLIVVATMPPNLLLNFLIGNPEAISYVPSINDSLERGQGMSFKQRISGFIMSLGFRVFGKILEYRNRNSYKELFGDDPNMPEYSEMMKNASLVFFASHAISEGPIRPNVPGVIEIGGIQVKDTPAPLPKNMEEFLGNATDGAILLSLGSNVQGSHLSPDTVQKMINVLSKLKQRVIWKWEDLDKTPGKSDNILYSKWLPQDDILAHPKIKLFINHAGKGGITEAQYHGKPMLSLPVFGDQPANADAMVKKGFGLTQSLLTLEEQPFREGIEEILSNPKYAETVSTFSKLYRDRPLTARETVIYWSEYVIRHRGAAHLQSPLIHMSFVAANNLDVYALLVIILVVFLLLTKAVVKFILRKLSAKPKKVKKQ; encoded by the exons ATGGTGCAGAACGTTAGTCGAATCTTTTTGCTGGCAGTAGTCGCCGTCGCTTTTATCGGCGGCAGTCAGGGAGCGAATATTCTGGGGCTATTTTCCAGTTTAAGCCCCTCCCATTTGATCATTCAGATGTCTGCGGCCAAGGCCCTCGCGGAGCAGGGTCATAATGTCACGGTGGTCACAGTCCTGAAGCCGGCCGTCACCCATAAGGATATCAATCTGATTCAAGTGCCACTGACCAAGGAGGAGGCGGCAGGCATGAGTGCCATTATAGAGAAAATGTCGAAGAACGACAACAAAAACATGTTGGCTACCATGTTCCGGATGATCGGACAGATGGGCTTCATGTTCGACATAATGGTGGATGCCCTGAAGGATCCGCGAGTCCGGGATCTCTACGAGAACAAGGACAACAAATTTGATCTGGTTCTCTCGGGATTCTTCATGAACGAATACCAAATGGGTTTCGCCAAGAAGGTGAATGCTCCCTTGATTGTTGTTGCCACAATGCCACCAAATCTTTTGCTGAATTTTTTGATTGGAAACCCAGAAGCAATCTCCTATGTGCCCAGCATTAATGATTCGTTGGAAAGAGGCCAGGGAATGTCGTTCAAGCAACGCATCAGCGGCTTCATTATGAGCCTCGGTTTTCGGGTATTTGGTAAAATTTTGGAGTACCGCAACAGAAACTCCTACAA GGAACTTTTTGGCGATGATCCCAATATGCCCGAATATTCAGAGATGATGAAGAATGCCTCCCTCGTGTTCTTTGCCTCCCACGCAATCAGCGAGGGACCCATACGACCCAATGTTCCCGGTGTGATTGAGATTGGTGGCATTCAAGTCAAGGATACGCCTGCTCCTCTCCCAAAGAATATGGAAGAGTTCCTGGGAAATGCCACGGATGGAGCCATACTCCTCAGTCTGGGATCCAATGTGCAGGGATCTCATCTCAGCCCCGACACCGTCCAAAAGATGATCAATGTCCTCTCGAAACTGAAGCAGAGGGTGATCTGGAAGTGGGAGGACCTGGACAAGACCCCTGGCAAGTCGGACAACATCCTCTACTCCAAGTGGCTCCCCCAAGACGATATCCTGGCGCATCCCAAGATAAAGCTGTTCATCAATCACGCAGGAAAGGGAGGCATCACCGAAGCCCAGTACCATGGAAAGCCCATGTTATCCCTTCCCGTCTTTGGCGATCAACCCGCGAATGCCGATGCCATGGTCAAGAAGGGTTTTGGCCTCACTCAGAGTCTCCTTACCCTTGAGGAGCAGCCGTTCCGCGAGGGCATCGAGGAGATCCTCTCGAACCCCAAGTACGCTGAAACGGTGTCCACTTTCTCCAAGCTCTATCGTGATCGTCCACTCACTGCCCGGGAAACGGTCATCTACTGGTCCGAATATGTCATCCGTCACCGTGGTGCCGCTCATCTCCAGAGTCCTCTGATCCACATGAGCTTCGTAGCAGCCAACAACTTGGATGTCTATGCTCTTTTGGTCATCATTCTCGTTGTTTTCCTGCTACTGACGAAGGCTGTAGTCAAATTTATCCTCAGAAAGCTCTCCGCGAAGCCAAAGAAGGTCAAGAAACAGTAA
- the LOC108162133 gene encoding UDP-glucuronosyltransferase 2B1-like has translation MVRILLLAVAAVVLIYGGQGANILGLFTSLSPSHLIIQMSAARALAERGHNVTVVSVLKPDITHKDINVIQVPLSKEDTEHLSGLFEKMGKNNDKNMLVAMFRMFGHMRFMFHKIADALKDTRVRDLYVNKDNRFDLVLSGFALNDYQMGFAQKLKAPVIVVATLPPNPLFNYLIGNPEEPSCVPSINDSVEKGKGLSFSQRLSSYMTGIGYKVFSKLAEKQNKKAYKEVFGDDPHMPEYSEMMKNVSLVFFASHAISEGPIRPNVPGVIEIGGIQVKDTPTPLPPNIEEFLGNATDGAILLSLGTNVQGSHLSPDTVKKMFNVLSKLKQRVIWKWEDLDKTPGKSENILYSKWLPQDDILAHSKIKLFINHAGKGGITEAQYHGKPMLSLPVFGDQPANADAMVKKGFGLTQSLLTLEEQPFREGIEEILSNPKYSQAVSTFSKLYRDRPLTARETVIYWSEYVIRHHGAAHLQSPLIHMSFVAANNLDVYVLLAIIFVVFLLLTKAVVKFIIRKLSSKTKKVKKQ, from the exons ATGGTGCGAATCTTGTTGCTAGCGGTAGCTGCCGTCGTCCTTATATATGGAGGCCAGGGAGCCAATATTCTGGGACTATTTACCAGCCTAAGTCCCTCCCATTTGATCATTCAGATGTCGGCTGCAAGGGCTCTCGCGGAGCGGGGACATAATGTCACAGTGGTCTCAGTCCTGAAGCCAGACATCACCCACAAGGACATCAATGTGATTCAAGTGCCTCTGAGCAAGGAGGATACGGAGCACCTGAGCGGACTCTTTGAGAAAATGGGGAAGAACAACGACAAAAACATGCTAGTCGCCATGTTCCGTATGTTCGGACACATGCGCTTTATGTTCCACAAAATAGCCGATGCCCTGAAGGACACGCGAGTGCGCGATCTCTACGTGAACAAGGACAACAGATTCGATCTGGTTCTGTCGGGCTTTGCCTTGAACGACTACCAGATGGGTTTTGCCCAGAAGCTAAAAGCTCCCGTGATCGTAGTGGCCACCCTGCCCCCGAACCCCTTGTTCAACTACCTGATTGGCAATCCGGAAGAGCCGTCCTGTGTCCCTAGCATTAATGATTCAGTGGAAAAGGGAAAGGGCTTGAGCTTTAGCCAGCGCCTCAGCAGCTACATGACGGGCATCGGCTATAAGGTCTTTTCAAAACTGGCagagaaacaaaacaaaaaggcTTACAA AGAAGTCTTTGGCGATGATCCCCACATGCCCGAATATTCAGAGATGATGAAGAATGTATCGCTCGTGTTCTTTGCCTCCCACGCAATCAGCGAGGGACCCATACGACCCAATGTTCCCGGTGTGATTGAGATTGGTGGCATTCAAGTCAAGGACACCCCTACTCCACTGCCACCGAACATAGAGGAGTTCCTGGGGAACGCCACGGATGGAGCTATACTCCTCAGTCTGGGAACCAATGTGCAGGGATCGCATCTTAGCCCCGACACCGTCAAAAAGATGTTCAATGTCCTCTCAAAACTGAAGCAGAGGGTCATTTGGAAGTGGGAAGATCTGGACAAAACCCCTGGCAAATCAGAGAACATCCTCTACTCCAAGTGGCTTCCACAGGATGACATCCTCGCCCATTCCAAGATCAAGCTGTTCATCAATCACGCAGGAAAGGGAGGCATCACCGAAGCCCAGTACCATGGAAAGCCCATGTTATCCCTTCCCGTCTTTGGCGATCAACCCGCGAATGCCGATGCCATGGTCAAGAAGGGTTTTGGCCTCACTCAGAGTCTCCTAACCCTCGAGGAGCAGCCGTTCCGTGAGGGCATCGAGGAGATCCTCTCAAATCCCAAATACTCCCAGGCAGTGTCCACCTTTTCCAAACTCTATCGCGATCGTCCACTCACTGCCCGGGAAACGGTCATCTACTGGTCCGAGTATGTCATTCGTCACCATGGAGCCGCACATCTCCAGAGTCCTCTGATCCACATGAGCTTCGTAGCAGCCAACAACTTGGATGTCTATGTTCTCTTAGCCATCATTTTCGTTGTTTTCCTGCTACTGACGAAGGCTGTAGTCAAATTCATCATCAGAAAGCTCTCTTCGAAGACAAAGAAGGTCAAGAAACAGTAA
- the LOC108162131 gene encoding UDP-glucuronosyltransferase 1-7C-like has protein sequence MAVHSNSIPFLLILALVASGSHGANILGLFTSLSPSHLVIQMSIAKILAENGHNVTVVTALKPPFLHPSVNHIQVPLDESDGKSFGALVAGMAKRDTSNAVISMLVAMGSLTSAFSKMEDVLRHQKVKDLYEHTDNHFDLVILGYFMNSLQLSVAHKLKVPQIVALSNPPSLLSSVLGNPTEISYVPSMNLIVERGQPMTFVQRVQNIFATMGSWIFMRVIEHNNDKIYKDLYGDDPSMPRYEDLYKNISLILFSSHGISEGPIRPNVPAVIEVGGIQVKDQPDPLPENIEDFLNSASSDDGAILLSLGSNVKAEHINPDSVQKMFNVISKLKQKVIWKWDNLENTPGKSDNILYAKWLPQDDILAHPKIKLFITHAGKGGVTEAQYHGKPMLALPVFGDQPGNAVAMVTQGFGLSLSLLTLEEQSFRDTILEILENPKYKRAVKAFSSLYRDRPLSARQTLLYWVDYVIRHHGAAHLQSPVVHMGFIAAYNLDIYALLLALLFIIYFISKLVFCALYRKLFSKKSKSHQKQKSKKQKKQ, from the exons ATGGCCGTACATTCGAATAGCATTCCATTCCTCCTCATATTGGCTTTGGTGGCCAGCGGGAGCCACGGAGCCAATATTCTGGGACTTTTCACCAGCTTGAGCCCCTCGCATTTGGTCATTCAGATGTCGATTGCCAAGATTCTGGCCGAGAATGGACACAATGTGACAGTGGTCACTGCCCTGAAGCCGCCTTTTCTACATCCGTCAGTCAATCACATTCAGGTGCCGCTCGATGAGTCGGATGGCAAGTCCTTTGGCGCCCTTGTGGCGGGCATGGCCAAGAGGGACACCAGCAATGCTGTCATTTCCATGCTCGTGGCGATGGGATCATTGACCTCGGCCTTTAGCAAAATGGAGGATGTCTTGAGGCACCAGAAAGTGAAGGATCTGTACGAGCATACCGACAATCACTTCGATCTGGTCATCCTGGGATACTTTATGAACAGCCTGCAGCTTTCGGTAGCCCACAAGTTGAAGGTGCCACAGATAGTGGCACTCTCCAATCCACCATCACTGTTGAGCTCTGTCTTGGGTAATCCCACGGAAATTTCCTATGTGCCATCCATGAATCTCATTGTGGAAAGGGGTCAACCGATGACCTTTGTCCAACGTGTGCAGAACATATTTGCTACAATGGGAAGTTGGATATTTATGCGTGTGATTGAGCATAATAATGACAAGATCTACAA AGACCTTTATGGCGATGATCCCTCGATGCCACGATATGAGGATCTGTACAAAAACATCTCCCTGATACTCTTCTCTTCTCACGGCATCAGTGAGGGACCCATTCGACCCAATGTTCCAGCTGTGATCGAAGTGGGAGGCATCCAGGTCAAGGATCAACCAGATCCTCTCCCCGAGAACATAGAAGACTTCCTAAACAGCGCCTCTAGTGATGACGGAGCCATCCTCCTGAGTCTCGGCTCCAACGTGAAGGCAGAACACATCAATCCCGACAGCGTGCAAAAGATGTTCAATGTCATCTCGAAACTAAAGCAAAAGGTCATCTGGAAGTGGGACAATCTGGAGAACACCCCTGGGAAATCGGATAATATACTCTACGCCAAGTGGCTGCCGCAGGACGATATCCTGGCGCATCCCAAGATCAAGCTCTTCATCACCCATGCGGGCAAGGGAGGCGTCACCGAGGCCCAGTACCATGGAAAGCCCATGCTCGCTCTTCCCGTGTTTGGTGATCAGCCAGGAAATGCTGTTGCCATGGTCACCCAGGGCTTTGGGCTTAGTCTCAGTCTCCTGACCCTGGAGGAGCAGTCCTTCCGCGACACTATCCTCGAGATCCTGGAGAACCCCAAGTACAAGCGAGCAGTAAAAGCTTTCTCCTCCCTCTACCGCGATCGTCCCCTGAGTGCACGTCAAACGCTCCTCTATTGGGTGGACTATGTCATCCGACATCATGGCGCCGCACATCTCCAGAGTCCCGTGGTGCACATGGGATTCATAGCAGCCTACAATTTGGATATTTATGCCTTACTTTTGGCATTactatttattatttattttattagcAAACTAGTTTTTTGTGCCCTTTATAGGAAACTTTTTTCAAAAAAATCTAAGAGTcatcaaaaacaaaaaagcaagaaacaaaaaaagcaATAA
- the LOC117185901 gene encoding UDP-glucuronosyltransferase 2B1-like: protein MVQNVSRILWLAVAAVVLIDGGQGANILGLFTSLSPSHLIIQMSVAKALAERGHNVTVVSVLKPDITHKDINVIQVPLSKEDTEHLSGLFEKMGKNNDKNMLVAMFRMFGHMRFMFHKIADALKDTRVRDLYVNKDYSFDLVLSGFALNYYQMGFAQKVKAPVIVVATSQPWLLLNNLIGNPEELSYVPDLNDSVEKGKGMTFRQRLINYLMGIGYKVFAKITERRNKMVYKELFGDDPHMPEYSEMMKNASLVFCASHAISEGPIRPNVPGVIEIGGIQVKDTPTPLPPNIEEFLGNAMDGAILLSLGSNVQGLHLSPDTVQKMFNVLSKLKQRVIWKWEDLDKTPGKSENILYSKWLPQDDILAFSKIKLFINHAGKGGITEAQYHGKPMLSMPLFSDQPANADAMFKKGFGLTLSLLTLEEQSFREAIKEILGNPKYSLAVSTFSKLYRDRPLTARESVIYWSEYVIRHRGAAHLQSPLVHMSFVAANNFDVYALLAIILVFFLLLTKAVIKLINRGLSSKPKKAKTH from the exons ATGGTGCAGAACGTTAGTCGAATCTTGTGGCTAGCGGTAGCTGCCGTCGTCCTTATCGATGGAGGCCAGGGAGCCAATATTCTGGGGCTATTTACCAGCCTAAGTCCCTCCCATTTGATCATTCAAATGTCGGTTGCAAAGGCCCTCGCGGAGCGGGGACATAATGTCACAGTGGTCTCAGTCCTGAAGCCAGACATCACCCACAAGGACATCAATGTGATTCAAGTGCCTCTGAGCAAGGAGGATACGGAGCACCTGAGCGGACTCTTTGAGAAAATGGGGAAGAACAACGACAAAAACATGCTAGTCGCCATGTTCCGTATGTTCGGACACATGCGCTTTATGTTCCACAAAATAGCCGATGCCCTGAAGGACACGCGAGTGCGCGATCTCTACGTGAACAAGGATTACAGCTTCGATCTGGTTTTGTCGGGCTTTGCCTTGAACTACTACCAGATGGGTTTTGCTCAGAAGGTAAAAGCCCCCGTGATCGTTGTGGCCACCTCCCAACCGTGGCTCTTGCTCAACAACTTAATTGGCAATCCGGAAGAGCTGTCATATGTCCCCGACCTTAACGATTCGGTGGAAAAAGGAAAGGGCATGACTTTTAGACAACGCCTCATTAACTACCTGATGGGCATCGGCTATAAGGTTTTCGCGAAAATAACCGAAAGGCGCAACAAAATGGTTTACAA AGAACTCTTTGGCGATGATCCCCACATGCCCGAATATTCAGAGATGATGAAGAATGCCTCCCTCGTGTTCTGTGCCTCCCACGCAATCAGCGAGGGACCCATACGACCCAATGTTCCCGGTGTGATTGAGATTGGTGGCATTCAAGTCAAGGACACCCCTACTCCACTGCCCCCGAACATAGAGGAGTTCCTGGGGAATGCCATGGATGGAGCCATACTCCTCAGTCTGGGATCCAATGTGCAGGGATTGCATCTCAGCCCCGACACTGTCCAAAAGATGTTCAATGTCCTCTCAAAACTGAAGCAGAGGGTCATTTGGAAGTGGGAAGATCTGGACAAAACCCCTGGCAAATCAGAGAACATCCTCTACTCCAAGTGGCTTCCACAGGATGACATCCTCGCATTTTCCAAGATCAAGCTGTTCATCAATCACGCAGGAAAGGGAGGCATCACTGAGGCCCAGTACCATGGAAAGCCCATGCTTTCGATGCCATTATTTTCTGACCAGCCCGCCAATGCTGATGCCATGTTCAAAAAGGGTTTTGGTCTTACTCTGAGCCTCCTAACCCTCGAGGAGCAGTCGTTCCGCGAGGCTATAAAGGAGATTCTGGGGAATCCAAAGTATTCCCTGGCAGTGTCTACGTTTTCCAAACTGTATCGCGATCGTCCACTCACTGCCCGGGAATCGGTCATCTACTGGTCCGAATATGTCATCCGTCACCGTGGTGCCGCTCATCTCCAGAGTCCTCTGGTCCACATGAGCTTCGTAGCAGCCAACAACTTTGATGTCTATGCTCTTTTGGCCATCATTCTCGTTTTTTTCCTGCTACTGACGAAGGCTGTTATTAAACTTATCAACAGAGGGCTTTCCTCGAAGCCAAAAAAAGCCAAAACTCACTAA